AAATCGCCCGCGATCAAAAGCCTGGTTTCGAGTATTTTTGCAGTCTCCATGGTATTCCTCCCTTGTGTTGAACATCTATTGCAGTCGATCTCATTACCGGGACTCGCTGAGCGAGGGGTCACAGGTTGATTGTTCGCCTTCATTCCGTCCGTCTCCTTGGTACCACGGACTCTGCCAAAATCTGGAGGAAGTTGAGGGTCTCAGGTCACCGGACTATAAAAACTTAGTGTGGCTTCATCGCGATTACCGCCGCCGTGACGCCTCTTCACCCTACGCTCGGATCTGGCCCAAGACAGTCTCGACGATATGAATGGCGTCGCCATCGCCATCTCCGCGCCAAGCGATGACCTGGTCTGGCCGAATGAGCACAAGCGGCTTGCGATAAATTGCCCGGAGTTGATCCTCTTCTATATCGACGACGGTGAGATCCATTCCGGCCATTCTAGCGGCTGTAACGAACTCGGTTCCTGGCGAAGACGAGGGGCGAAGCCGCAGGAGGGTCCATTCAAACCCAAATCGATCGAACAATGACGTTTGAGAGTTCAACCAAACATGGGGCGCTCTGCCCCCCGGCGCGGCATTTGGAACGTAAACATCCGGCAGGTCCGGAGCCTGTCCTTCCCCTTCGGAGAGGATTATCGGCGAATGGTCGTAGCGAGCGCCGAACGTCACGCCGGGTATGTTGAACTCGGAACGCCCATGTGCCTCCAGGTATGCGCCGGCTTCCCGTCGCAAATCCGATCCGAGATCCGAGTCCGCCTCGATGTCGGGTTTCGGGACGTAGTTTCCGATGGATTCGGCGAACGCCCGAGCGAAGCCGGTGTTTCGCACGGCCACCGGGCGTCGCTCCAGTTCATAGGTATCGAGAAGGAATGACGGTGCATTTCCTCTCACAACAGAAGCGATTTTCCAACCTAGATTGACCGCGTCATCCACCGCCGTATTGTACCCCAAGCCACCGGCTGGCGTAAAAAGATGAACCGCGTCGCCGCCGAGGAATATCCGGCCAGCCTGAAACTTCTCGGCGACAAGGGCAAACCCGGCCGTCCAGGTGCCGCGAGAAAGAATTTCCCCCTCAACGGGATACCCGACCACCGTCTGGAACATCTTCAGCGCTTGCGCATCGGATATATCGTCTTCGCTCTCGCCTTCCTTTAGTTGGGTGTGAAAAGCAAACTCGCCTTTGCCGTCGACGGCGGCCATAAACGCCCGGCGCTCAGGATTGAACGCCACGTTCATCCAGGCTGGTGCAAAGGGAACAACCTCATAGAACTGCGGGCAGCGAAGATAGAGGGCAAACATTTTCCCGCCGAAGAAATCTCTGACTGCCCCGCCATCGCCCTGATATCGAATGCCAAGTGTCCGACGTATGAAGCTTTTCGCGCCGTCTCCTCCAATAAGATATTTGGCCCTTACGGAGCGCGTGCTCTCGGAGCCGACCTGACTTGCGGTCATGGTCACGGCGTCACCAACGTCCTCGAACCGGGATATTCGCCACCCGTAGTTCACCGAAACCGTAGACAGAGCTTCGGCGTGCTTACGCAGAACTCGCTCGACAAACTTCTGAGAGACACGGTGGGGCAATTCGGCCGCGCTCCAGGATCCTGTCATTGTCAGGATCTTCTCGCGCGCCTCTTTGGCTGAGGGAAGGCGAAAGCGCGCCAATTCATGGTGAGCATATCGCGTGAAATATGCGATATCGGTTGGAAAGTCTTCAGGCATGCCGAGTGCACGGATCTCATCCGCAAATCCCAGGCGTCGAAAATGCTCCATCGTCCTTGCCTGAGTGGCATTGGCCTGGGGATTGAAAGCCGTCGAAGATTTCTCGTCAAAAAGAATGGTTGAAACGCCTCGGCGGCCGAGCTCATTGGCCAGCATCAGTCCGAATGGACCGCCACCCGCGATGGCGACATCGTAAACTTCGTGAGTCACGGCAAAACCTCCCAAATCCGCTGGTGCGAAAATAGTAAGGAAACCGGACCAATGTCAATCGGCTTGATCACCCTCTTTGTTGATTTGGCACTCTACATATTTCCCGAGAGCTTCTACCATGAGATCGACCATTGCCGGCCCGAGCTGGTCACGCATTTCACTTTCGGCCACCTCCAGGCTTTGATGAAAGGCCTCCAGCCAAACGAAGCCGCTGTCTGTGAAGCATACGAGCTTTGCCCTGCCGTCGTCAGGATCTTGGCGTTTTTCAATGAGGCCGGTTCGTTCCACCTGATCGACCAGTTCACTCATCGATTGCTTTGTGAGAGAGGCGCGTCTCGCCAGTTCCGTGAGCCTTGTCCCGTCTTCGTCGAGGTTTCGGGTTAGATTAATATGTGCGGCGGTAAGTTCGGAATGCCCTTTGGCTTTCAGATTTTCGATGATCCTGTTCTCGAATATCCTGACCGCCTCGTTCATCCGACGGCCAATGTTGCTCCTGCGCCACGCATTTTTCAAAATCATTTTTTACCACCTCGGAAGCTATCAATTTACACGAGTAAGCCTGTGGCAGGTATTTTTCCAGCCCCTCGACTAAAATTGGTTGACATATGCCGCTTTCACAAAATATGGTCAGGCTACCTTACTAAATAAGGTGTCTTGGAGGAGGCTTTATGAACGAGAGGCTCTTGCGGCCGATATGGGGACCAACGCGCTGCACCATCCCGTGCACGGTTCTCGCCACCACCAAGAACAGTCGATTTAGTAGGCCACTGGTCGACGTATAGTCAAATCGCTCAGCAGAGCGGAACATAAAGAGGAGGATGTTCGAGCAATGGTAAAGGCAAACGGCGCGCGATCACTGCAGGATTTGGTCGACGAGAAAGCCAATCTCGTCGAGTATTTTTACAACGACACGCTTGCGCCCCATTACCGGGCGCGTACCGGGCTCACCGCTGCGTTCATTCCGCCGGAATTCACAAACTGGCGAGACGAGCAACGCGCCTGGCGCGAGACCGCGATCCTGTTCGACCAGTCGCACCATATGCCGGAACTGATGCTCAAAGGTCCCGATGCGTTTCGTCTGCTTGAAAAGCTCGGCATCAACAGTCTGGCGAATTTTACGATTGACCGCGCCAAGCAATTCGTGGCTTGCACGCCACGCGGCCATGTCATCGGCGACTGCGTCGTCTACAGACTTGCCGAGGAAACCTTCGAGCTGATCAGCGGCATGCCTGTCCTGAACTGGGTCCAGTTTAACGCGGAACAAGGCGGCTACGACGTGACGATCGAGCGCGACGACCCGACGCCTTACAACCCGACCGGCAGGCGCTGGTTCTACCGTTTCCAGTTGGAAGGTCCCAATGCCGGCCTGATCTTCAACGCTGCGGTCGAGGGCGGCGCCCCGGAGATTGCATTCTTCAGAACCGCGAAGGTGAAAATTGGCGGATGCGAAGTGCTCGTTCTACGGCATGGAATGGCGGGCCATCTGGGAGCAGAGCTTTCAGGACCGTATGAGGATATGGAAAAGGTGCGCGCCGCACTCATCAGGGCCGGTGAGGCGCATAGGCTGAAGCAGGGCGGGACGAAGACCTACTTTAGTACGATCTTCGAGTTTGGCTGGATGCCTTACCCCCTGCCGGGCATCTATACGGGCGAAGAACTGCGCGATTTTCGCCAATGGCTGTCTGGAAACGGTTGGGAAGCGAACGCCCAACTCGGCGGCAGCTTCGTCTCGGATAATATTGAAGATTACTACGTCACCCCGTGGGATCTCGGCTACGGCCATATTCTCAAGTTCGATCATGACTTCATTGGGCGCGAAGCCCTGGAAGCCCTGCCCGTGGAGAAGCGGCGCCAAAAGGTCACGCTGGTATGGAACCGCGACGACGTTGCGGCAATCTTTGTGTCTTGCCTCGGAGACGGGCCACGATACAAGGCTATAGACTTGCCGGTCGCCTATTATGGCTGGCCCCAGTTTGATGAGGTGCGGGGTCGGGATGGCATGCTCGTCGGTCACTCCTGCCATTGCGGTTACAGCAACAACGAAGGCGAAATGCTGTCTCTCGCCATGCTCGACGTCCAAAACGCGACTCCCGGGACGGAAGTGACGCTCACCTGGGGAGAGCCTCGTGGCGGGTCCCGGAAGCCGCATGTCGAACGGCACGAGCAGTTCAAGGTCAGAGCGGTCGTGGCGCCCGTTCCCTATGCAAGTTCCGTTCAAAAGATGAAGCGCGCTGCGATCAGCTGACCATTGCCGGTATTCGCTTAGCGCATCTTCGTCAGAGCGAACACCGGTGTTGTCCTGGCTACGGATACCCTGCGGTCTGCTACTCGGCAACGTTCACATTCTTCTTGCTCAATGAGAATTCGCCTGTCTCGCAGGCGGGATGGGTTTTTATGGCTATGTCGCAAGCAATACATCTCCGAGACCAGAGCGATGTACTGGATGACTTTTCGGTGGAAGTGACGACAAAAGATACCGCACAGCTGGCGGCCATGTCTGGCGCGATCCCCAAAGGCACGATCATCTCGATTCCGTTTCTGTCAACGGAAAGCGATGCCGACCGGATTAGGGCGGCCAAAATGGTCCGACAGGCGGGATACGTACCCTTGCCTCACATTGCCGCCAGACGTCTGGGGTCGGAATCCATGCTATCGGCAATGCTGTCGGCGCTTGTCAATGACGCCCAGGTGAGCCGATTGCTCCTAGTCGCGGGCGATGCCGACCCTCCCAAGGGCCCGTTCTTGGATACCGCTACGATCTTACGTAGCGGTATCCTCGAACAGCATGGGATCAGCAATGTCTCGATAGCCGGGCATCCGGAAGGACACCCGGTCCAGAACGCTGCCATGCTCACCAGTGCGCTGCTGGAAAAGCGACTAATCATGGAAGCAGCAAATATCGAGTGGTCGATTTTCACTCAGTTTGCGTTCGCATCGGAACCCGTACTTGCCTGGATAGGTGAACTGCGTCGATTGGGTATCGAAGTCCCGATCCACATCGGTATTCCTGGCCCGGCAAGCGTGAGAACGCTATTGAAATTTGCAGCGGTTTGCGGCGTTTCCGCATCCACATCCGTCCTCAAGAAGTACGGTCTATCGATCACTCAGTTGTTGTCGAGCGCGGGGCCAGACGCTCTTGTCAATGAGTATGCTACCGGCTTGAGCAACGCCGAATATGGCGATGTTCGTCTGCATTTCTATCCGTTTGGAGGACTACACAAAACAGTGGACTGGTTGCAAGAGTACCGGACGCGACATTCCTAAGGCGCCCATGCGATTGTCAGGACGCCTGACTAGACTGGAGCATTTCCGACTCGGACAACACGGACAGGCGGTCCATGAATGCGGAGAAAACTTGACGTATTAGTACGGTTTCCGTACCAATACTAGCGGAGGAAGTGGCGCTTCAGCGTCAAGGCGCCCGGACGCTTTTCCGGTTGGGAGGGAAAAAATATGACATTTTCGAAATCGACGTTGTATCTCGTCGCATCGGCTGCGTTTTTCGTGACCGGCACGCTCGCTCAGGCCGAGACAATCAAGGTCGGCGTTATCGCTACATTCTCCGGGCCAAA
This Rhizobium leguminosarum DNA region includes the following protein-coding sequences:
- a CDS encoding MarR family winged helix-turn-helix transcriptional regulator, which produces MNEAVRIFENRIIENLKAKGHSELTAAHINLTRNLDEDGTRLTELARRASLTKQSMSELVDQVERTGLIEKRQDPDDGRAKLVCFTDSGFVWLEAFHQSLEVAESEMRDQLGPAMVDLMVEALGKYVECQINKEGDQAD
- a CDS encoding FAD-dependent oxidoreductase, with amino-acid sequence MTHEVYDVAIAGGGPFGLMLANELGRRGVSTILFDEKSSTAFNPQANATQARTMEHFRRLGFADEIRALGMPEDFPTDIAYFTRYAHHELARFRLPSAKEAREKILTMTGSWSAAELPHRVSQKFVERVLRKHAEALSTVSVNYGWRISRFEDVGDAVTMTASQVGSESTRSVRAKYLIGGDGAKSFIRRTLGIRYQGDGGAVRDFFGGKMFALYLRCPQFYEVVPFAPAWMNVAFNPERRAFMAAVDGKGEFAFHTQLKEGESEDDISDAQALKMFQTVVGYPVEGEILSRGTWTAGFALVAEKFQAGRIFLGGDAVHLFTPAGGLGYNTAVDDAVNLGWKIASVVRGNAPSFLLDTYELERRPVAVRNTGFARAFAESIGNYVPKPDIEADSDLGSDLRREAGAYLEAHGRSEFNIPGVTFGARYDHSPIILSEGEGQAPDLPDVYVPNAAPGGRAPHVWLNSQTSLFDRFGFEWTLLRLRPSSSPGTEFVTAARMAGMDLTVVDIEEDQLRAIYRKPLVLIRPDQVIAWRGDGDGDAIHIVETVLGQIRA
- a CDS encoding methylenetetrahydrofolate reductase, producing the protein MAMSQAIHLRDQSDVLDDFSVEVTTKDTAQLAAMSGAIPKGTIISIPFLSTESDADRIRAAKMVRQAGYVPLPHIAARRLGSESMLSAMLSALVNDAQVSRLLLVAGDADPPKGPFLDTATILRSGILEQHGISNVSIAGHPEGHPVQNAAMLTSALLEKRLIMEAANIEWSIFTQFAFASEPVLAWIGELRRLGIEVPIHIGIPGPASVRTLLKFAAVCGVSASTSVLKKYGLSITQLLSSAGPDALVNEYATGLSNAEYGDVRLHFYPFGGLHKTVDWLQEYRTRHS
- a CDS encoding aminomethyltransferase family protein: MVKANGARSLQDLVDEKANLVEYFYNDTLAPHYRARTGLTAAFIPPEFTNWRDEQRAWRETAILFDQSHHMPELMLKGPDAFRLLEKLGINSLANFTIDRAKQFVACTPRGHVIGDCVVYRLAEETFELISGMPVLNWVQFNAEQGGYDVTIERDDPTPYNPTGRRWFYRFQLEGPNAGLIFNAAVEGGAPEIAFFRTAKVKIGGCEVLVLRHGMAGHLGAELSGPYEDMEKVRAALIRAGEAHRLKQGGTKTYFSTIFEFGWMPYPLPGIYTGEELRDFRQWLSGNGWEANAQLGGSFVSDNIEDYYVTPWDLGYGHILKFDHDFIGREALEALPVEKRRQKVTLVWNRDDVAAIFVSCLGDGPRYKAIDLPVAYYGWPQFDEVRGRDGMLVGHSCHCGYSNNEGEMLSLAMLDVQNATPGTEVTLTWGEPRGGSRKPHVERHEQFKVRAVVAPVPYASSVQKMKRAAIS